In Thermanaerovibrio velox DSM 12556, the genomic stretch TGATGAGCCTTGGGGCGTCCAAGAAGGGGTTGGACCTTAGGGTTAGGACCCTTCGGAGCCTGCCGGAGAGGATATCCGCCGACCGGGGGAAGCTGCGCCAGGTGATGATAAACCTCCTGGGCAACGCGGTGAAGTTCACCTCCGAGGGAGAGGTGGTCATGGAGGTATGGATGGAATCCATCCTGGACAAGGGGTACAGCAAGGCCGGCACCCTGTGCGTGCGGGTCAAGGACACCGGCCCCGGGGTGGCCCCGGCTATCCGGGACAGCCTTTTCCAGCCCTTCGAGAAGTACGGTTCCCAGGGGGGGGCGGGTTTGGGGCTCGCCATAAGCTACAGCTTCGCCGCCGCCATGGGTGGTAGCCTCTCACTGGAGGACAGTCCCAAGGGGGCATCGTTCCTCCTGAAGGTGCCGGTTGACATCCTGGACCATTCGTCGATCCCCCAGGAGGTGGACGTAACGGAACCGGAGCTTACCGAGGAGGAGAGGGCAAGGCTAATGGATGCGCTTAAAAGCGGCGACAGGGACGAGATCCAAAGGGCGGTTCAGGGGGTAGGAAACGAAGCCACCAGGAACCTCTTGATGGGTTTTTTCGCCTCCTACGACCACGCGTCCATGATGGAGATAGCGGAGGGCAGCGGCGGTGACTAGCGGGCAGCGGGCCACCATAGCGGTGGTGGACGACACCCCCTCCAACCTGAAGGTGCTGGATCAGATCTTAAGCCCCCTGGGACACCGGATTTTGCTGTTCCCCCGGGCGGACCTGTTCTTGGAGGCGATACGGAAAACCCCGCCGGATCTGGTTATCATGGACATAAACATGCCCGGCATGGACGGGATAGAGGCCTGCCTGGCCATGCGCAAGCTGGAAGGCATGGCGGACGTGCCGGTGATGTTCGTGTCCGCGGTGAACGCCGAGGAGGAAAAGGTCCGGGCCTTTCGAGGCCGGGGGGGTGGACTACATCACAAAACCCTTCAGCGTAAAGGAGCTCCTGGTGCGGGTGGACACCCACCTTTCGATCCTTCGGCTCCGGCGGGAGCTGGAGGAACACAACCGAAAGCTGGAGGAGCGGGTGAGGCGGGAGGTCCGCAGGTCCGAGGAGGCGCAGCTCGCCATGATAAGGGCCCTTGCGAAGCTGGCGGAGCTGCGGGACGACGAAACGGGGATGCATCTGGAGCGGGTCCGGGGGCTCTGCAGGGTTTTAGTGAGCAAGATGGCTAAGGAAGAGCCCTTCCGCGGCATGTTGGACGAGCAGTTCGTCCGTTACTTCCCGGAGGCCAGCGTGCTTCACGACGTAGGCAAGGTGGGGCTTCCGGACAGGGTGCTCTTGAAGCCCGGACGCCTGAGCCCCGATGAGTTTGAGATGATAAAGCAGCACGTGGAGATAGGGTCCGCCACGCTGGAGGATGTGGCGAGGAGCTTTCCCGGCAACCCTTTCCTAGAGCTAGGCATACAGATAACCCGGTACCATCACGAGCGGTGGGACGGAAGGGGTTATCTAAAGGGGCTCAAGGGGGAGGAGATACCGCTTCCAGGGCGTCTCATGGCGGTGGTGGACGTTTACGACGCCCTAAGGTCTAAAAGACCCTACAAGCCCCCGCTGAGCCATCGCGACTCCATGAGGATAATGACCGAGGAATCGGGGGGGCACTTCGACCCCCAGATCTTGGGGGCCTTCGCCCGGATCTCCGCCGAGATCGACCAGGTCTACCAGAAGTTCAGCGGCAAAACCGATCGGGGAGGGGCTTAGCGGGCAAGACATTCGGCCCCCATAGGCCATGCAGCGGGGCGTTCACTTATGAAGGACCGCTGAGCTTGATGCGGCCGTACCCGCCAGGTCCTTGCGGCTAAGCCCAGGGGTACGAGGGGGAGCGCCCGGGTTGCGGCAAGGCGGTAAAACGCCAAAGAGCGAGCCCCGCCGGAGCGTGCCGGCGGGGCGGGTTGTTTACACCGCTATGCTGCGCCTCGAAAGCCCAGGCGGTTTACGGGAGGTGACGGGGAGCCATTAGTTGCCCGCCTCAAGCTTGAGAACCCGGCCTTCCACCGCCCCCTCCTTGGGGAGCACCAGCTTGATCATGCCGTTATCGAAGGAGGCAGAGGCCTTCTCCGGATCCACCTGGAAGGGAAGGGCTATCTCGTAGTTGAGGCGCCTTGAAGTCCTCCTGCAGTAGTAGGTCTTGCCCTCCTCCTTTCGCTCCTCCGCGTCCTCTCCGGAGCTCAAGGCCACCCGGTCCTTGAAGACCTTTATCTCCACCTTGGAAGGATCCACACCGGGGGCCTCCACGGCCAGATGGAGCTTGCCGTCCTCTTCGTACATCTCCACCCCCCTCATGCCGGAGACGCTCCCGAAGAAACCGTCAAAGAGCCGGTCCACGTCATCGAAGAAACCCTCGGGATCCACCAACCTCCTGACCCTCCTGTTGAAACCGTAAGGCGCTATTCCCCACATGGATACACCCCTCCTTCGCTTTCTGATCTATGCTGACCTTCTTTGCAGTTAGGATTCTACAACTAAGGTCACAGATTGTCAACACCATCTGGGCGGGGAAGCAAGGGGGTTGTTATCCCCCGGGGCAGTTGAAATAATAGGGGGATACCTAGCTTTGGAGGGATCGTGTGATGGCCCCAGGGTTAACGGGCAAGATCACAAGGGAGGAGAAGGTGAGCTGGGTTGGCCTTGGGGTCAACGGGCTTTTGGTGATGATCAAGTACGGGGCCGGTTTCCTTGGGCACAGCGCCGCCATGGTGGCGGACGCCACCCATTCCATGTCGGACCTTCTAACCGACGTGCTGGCGGTGGTGGGTTTTCGCATCTCCGCCAAGCCGAGCGACAGCTGCCACGCATACGGTCACGGGAGGGCAGAGACCTTGCTGGAAGGTCTCTGCGGGATAAGCCTTATGGGGGCGGGGCTTTTCATCCTCCACGGGGGCATCGTTGGGATATGGGAAGCCCTCAAGGGGACCGCCTCCGCCCCGGAGGGTTTCGTGGTCCCCGTGGCCCTCTGTTCGGTGGTGGTCAAGGAGTGGCTTTACCGGTACACCGACCGGTGGGCCGCGAGGCTTGGGAGCTTCGCCTTGAGGGCCAAGGCGCTGGACCACCGGTCCGACGCCCTCTCCTCGGTGGGGACCCTGGTGGGCATAGGGGGGGCCTGGTTTTTGGGGGGGCGGTTCGCGGTCTTGGACTCCCTGGCCGCCGCGGCGGTGAGCTTCTTCATAATCAGGGCATCCATACCCATAATGGGTCGCAGCCTTGGGGAGCTCATGGAGGGGGCCCTGCCGGAGGAGGAGCTGAAGCGCATATCCAGGGCCCTGGCGGGGACCCAAGGGGTCATGGGGCACCATCACGTTAGGACCCGGCGGGTGGGGCCCACCTCAGCGGTGGAGGCCCACGTGCTGGTGGACCCGGACATGCCCCTCTGGGCGGCCCACGCCATAGCCACCGAGGCGGAAAGGGCGATAAAGCGGGAGCTTGGGGAGAGGACCCTGGTGACCATCCACGTGGAGCCCTGGGGCGGGGACGTTGACGAGGAGCAGGGTTTAAGCTAGCTTAACCACAGGTAGTTCCTGAGAACTACAAACTTAGATGAAACGGGGGTTGGCTTTGGATAGAGGGTGTTTTAACCCCTTGGGGTGTCCCGTAAAGGGGGTAATATTCGACTACGGGGGCGTTTTAGCGGAGGAGGGTTACGTGAACACCATCTCCGCCCTGGCGACTAGTCTTGGGAAGGACCCGGAGAGGACCTTGAGGGCCGCGGAGGAGGCGGTGTTCGCGAGCGGTTACATGGTAGGCAAGGGCACCGAGGGTGAGTTCTGGGGCCGTTTCCGGGAGCTCACGGGGATCACCTTGGACGACGGGACCCTGCGGGAGATGGTGCTAAAGGGGTTTGTCTTGAGGCCCCACATGGTGGAGGTGGTTAACAAGGTGAGGACCAGGGGCATCAAGACCTTCATCTTGAGCGACCAGACCGACTGGCTGGAGGAGCTGGACCGGCGGGATCGGTTCTTCCAGCTCTTCGACGGGGTGTACAACAGCTACAGGACCGGGTACACCAAGCGTCAGAGGGAGGCCTTTGAGAACCTGCTGAGCAAAGAGGGGCTGGAACCCCGGGAGGCCCTCTTCGTGGACGACCGGGAGGAGAACGTTAAGCTCGCGTCATCGCTGGGGATCCACTCGATCCGTTACGTGACCAAGGATCAGTTCCTGGGGGACTTCCTGGAGTTTTGGATGTAGGGGCCCTTTGGGCCCCTTTTTAAGACCCATAAGCTAAACCTGTCAAAGCCAAGGGGGGGTTGGGATGGACCGGAACGTCAACAGGCTGGCGATCCTTTGCGGAGGGGGGCCCGCGCCGGGGATAAACAGCGTAATAAGCTCCGCCGCCATAGAGGCCTCGAACCACCGTTGGGAGGTGATAGGGCTCCTGGACGGTTTCAAGCACATATCCAAGGGCAGGCTTGAACACGTGCCCCTCACCATAGACGCGGTAAGCCGGATCCACAACGAGGGGGGCAGCGTGATCCGGACGTCCCGGCACAACCCCACCGGGGACCCCAAGGACATGGAGCGGGCGGTGGACACCCTGGCGGAGGCGGGGATAACCCATCTCATCACCATAGGGGGGGACGACACGGCCTTCTCGGCCCTTAAGATCTCCAAGGAGGCCCTATCCAGGAGGGGTTACCTGCTTAAGGTGGCCCACGTGCCAAAGACCATCGACAACGACCTGCCCCTGCCGGAGGGGATGCCTACATTTGGCTTCGAGACCGCCAGATCCCTGGGGGCCACGCTGGTGTCGAACATCATGGAGGACGCCCGGACCACGGGGCGGTGGTTTCTGTGCGTCACCATGGGGCGTTCATCGGGCCACCTGGCCCTTGGGATAGGTAAGGCCGCGGCGGCCACCATAACCATAATCCCCGAGGAGTTCGACGGCAGGGT encodes the following:
- a CDS encoding HD-GYP domain-containing protein, with protein sequence MDYITKPFSVKELLVRVDTHLSILRLRRELEEHNRKLEERVRREVRRSEEAQLAMIRALAKLAELRDDETGMHLERVRGLCRVLVSKMAKEEPFRGMLDEQFVRYFPEASVLHDVGKVGLPDRVLLKPGRLSPDEFEMIKQHVEIGSATLEDVARSFPGNPFLELGIQITRYHHERWDGRGYLKGLKGEEIPLPGRLMAVVDVYDALRSKRPYKPPLSHRDSMRIMTEESGGHFDPQILGAFARISAEIDQVYQKFSGKTDRGGA
- a CDS encoding Hsp20/alpha crystallin family protein, with the protein product MWGIAPYGFNRRVRRLVDPEGFFDDVDRLFDGFFGSVSGMRGVEMYEEDGKLHLAVEAPGVDPSKVEIKVFKDRVALSSGEDAEERKEEGKTYYCRRTSRRLNYEIALPFQVDPEKASASFDNGMIKLVLPKEGAVEGRVLKLEAGN
- a CDS encoding cation diffusion facilitator family transporter encodes the protein MAPGLTGKITREEKVSWVGLGVNGLLVMIKYGAGFLGHSAAMVADATHSMSDLLTDVLAVVGFRISAKPSDSCHAYGHGRAETLLEGLCGISLMGAGLFILHGGIVGIWEALKGTASAPEGFVVPVALCSVVVKEWLYRYTDRWAARLGSFALRAKALDHRSDALSSVGTLVGIGGAWFLGGRFAVLDSLAAAAVSFFIIRASIPIMGRSLGELMEGALPEEELKRISRALAGTQGVMGHHHVRTRRVGPTSAVEAHVLVDPDMPLWAAHAIATEAERAIKRELGERTLVTIHVEPWGGDVDEEQGLS
- a CDS encoding HAD family hydrolase translates to MALDRGCFNPLGCPVKGVIFDYGGVLAEEGYVNTISALATSLGKDPERTLRAAEEAVFASGYMVGKGTEGEFWGRFRELTGITLDDGTLREMVLKGFVLRPHMVEVVNKVRTRGIKTFILSDQTDWLEELDRRDRFFQLFDGVYNSYRTGYTKRQREAFENLLSKEGLEPREALFVDDREENVKLASSLGIHSIRYVTKDQFLGDFLEFWM
- the pfp gene encoding diphosphate--fructose-6-phosphate 1-phosphotransferase → MDRNVNRLAILCGGGPAPGINSVISSAAIEASNHRWEVIGLLDGFKHISKGRLEHVPLTIDAVSRIHNEGGSVIRTSRHNPTGDPKDMERAVDTLAEAGITHLITIGGDDTAFSALKISKEALSRRGYLLKVAHVPKTIDNDLPLPEGMPTFGFETARSLGATLVSNIMEDARTTGRWFLCVTMGRSSGHLALGIGKAAAATITIIPEEFDGRVSLDRLSNLIVGSIIKRLSMGRAYGVAVVAEGLMGKIPPEELEALKTADRDEHGHIRYGEINFSDILRDRVKGALKELGIKITLNDKEIGYEIRCAPPNGFDVEYTRNLGYGAFEYLRQGGTGAMVTIQNNRLVPIPLEDIMDPVTGRTRIRLVNINSIQYKIARRYMIRLEREDFEDPERLEALCGAANMDKEAFVRRFGETV